The genomic window AGGAGGTCTACACGCGCCACTACCCCGAGATCAGCGGGATCGAGACGGTCCCGTTCTGCGCCGATCGGGGCTGTGACGCCGATAGCTGTGACTGCGGGTTCTTCGCCGGCGGCGACTCGCAACTCCGCTCCATGCTCTCGCCGGAGGGCGGCCACGTCAACCCCGACGAGATCGCCTTCCTCACCCTCGAGCCGATTCAGGGCGTCGGCGGCTACCGGTTCCCCAGCGAGGCGTTCATGGAGGAAGTCGCGGCCGTCACCGCCGAGTACGACATCCCGCTGGTCGTCGACGAGATCCAGTCCGGCGTCGGCCGCACCGGCGAGATCTGGGCCTCCGATCACTACCCGATCGAACCAGACGTCATCGCCAGCGCGAAGGCACTGCGCGTCGGCGCGACGATTTCGCGCTCCGAGGTCTTCCCCAGCGAGAAGAACCGGCTGGGATCGACCTTCGGCGGCGGCGACCTGCTCGGCTCGATGATGGGCACGTTCACGCTCGAGGCGATTCAGGAACACGACCTGCTGGACAACGCCACCCGACGCGGCGAGCAGGCCAAAGAACTCCTGTGCGACGACACACCAGAGTACGTCGAGGACGTCCGCGGGAAGGGGCTGATGCTCGCCGTCGAGTTCGACACCCCTGAACGGCGGAGCGCCGTCGTCGAGGCGGCCCTCGAGCGCGGCCTCCTGACGCTGGGCTGCGGGAAGAAGACCATCCGGCTGCTCCCGCCGCTCGACTCGACTGAACGCGAGATCGAGTTGGGGATCGGCATCTTCCTCGAGGCCATCGAGGCCGTCGGCCCGAGCGCGAAAGTGGCCGACTGACCGTTCGATTTCGATTGTCGTTTTCGCGGTCGTCTCGAGCGGGGTCGCTGATCGCTCGAGGAGAGCCATAACCGAATCTGTGCTGCCGGACCGTCGCTGGTTCCTGTGAGCCGCGGTCGATGCGGTCCCTAGTCGGAATCGCTTGCCGCCGGCAGCGTGAACGTAAACGTCGAGCCCTCGCCCGGCTCGCTGGTAACCCGGATTTCGCCCCCGTGTCGCTCGATGATCCGCTCGCAGATTGCGAGTCCGATCCCCGTTCCGTTGTACCCCTCACCCTCGTGATAGCTCTGGAAGACGTCGAAGATCTGGTCGCTGTACTCCGGATCGATGCCGATTCCGTCGTCGCTGACCGAGATTTCCCATTCGGCGGCGTTCTCGGAACGGCGCTCGGACGAAACGGTGATGCGGGGCGGCCCGTCCCCGCTGTACTCGATGGCGTTGTCCAGCAGATTCTGGAAGACCTGTCGTAACTGCCCGCTGTCGCCTTCAACAGTCGGGAGGGACTCGGCAATCACCTCACCGTTGCTCTCTTCGAATCGAAGTTGGAGGTCATCGAGAACGTCGTCGAGGACCGCGTTCAGATCGACCGGTTCGAAGGGATCGCCCTCCGTCTCGACGCGAGAGTACTCGAGCAGGCCGTCGATCATCTCGCGCATGCGCTCGGCGCCGTCGACCGCGAACTGGAGAAACTCCTCCCCATCGTCGTCGAGCTCGCCACCGTACCGGCCCTCGATGAGTTGCAGGTAACTCGAGACCATCCGCAGGGGTTCCTGTAAGTCGTGGCTGGCCGCGTAGGCGAACTGCTCCAAGCGCTCGTTCGACGTCTCTAACCGTTCGATCAGACCCTCCAGCCGCCGTTCGCGTTCCACTCGTTCGGTGATGTCCGTGAAGAGTACCCCCACTTGTGCGTCCGTCTCGTCGCCGACCGGAAACGCGTAACACTCGAGAACCCGACCCTGTGTCGCCAGTTCGCGATCGAATCTGACCGGCTCACCGGTCTCCACGACGGTATCGTAGGTCTCGAACCACTCCTGTCGTTCTCCCGGCACCAGTTCTCGGATCGTCTTTCCGACGACGTCGGTCATCCCCGAGTGCTCCTCGAACGCCGGGTTCGCCTCGATATAGCGGAAGTCGATCGGCTCCGAGGGCGGCGTGTCGACCCGCTCGATGACGCAGTATCCCTCGGACATCGAGGTGAACAGGTCCCGATACCGTTCTTCTCGCTCCCTGAGTTGCCGCTCGCGTTGCTTTCGCTCCGTGATGTCGGTGACGGCACCGTGCATCCGGACCGGGTCGCCGCTCGCGTCGTACTCCACCTCGCCGCGGGAGACCATCCACATGGTCTCGCCGTCGCCGCTTTCGACGCGGTATTCGGCGCTGAATCCGCCGGTCTCTAGCGCGCGGTCGAGTCGCTCCCAGATCCCGTCCTTGTCTTCCTCGGGAACCGATTCGAAGAACGCCTCGATCGGGGCGCCCGTCGTCACTACCCCCGGGTCCATTCCGTACGATTCCGCGAGGAACTCGTCGGCGGTGAAGACGTTCTCCTGTATGTCCCACAGCCAGAGCCCGATCGACGCGGCGTCGGTCGCGACGCTCAGTTGGGCCTCGCGCTCGCGGAGTTGGTCTTCCTTGTTCGCGCGCTCGATCGCCGCCGCGAGGATGTTCGCGGCGCTTTGCACGAAATTGGCCTCGTTCGCCGTGAACTCCGTTCGGTCGGTCGTGTGCGTGCCGAGCACTCCCCACGGCTCCTCGACCGAACTGATGACGACGCTGATCCCGCTGACCACGTCGTGGCTCGTGAGCAACTCGGGGCCGGAGAAGCGCTCTTCCTCGCGGAGATCGTCGACGATGACCGGCTCCTCGCTGATGAGCGTGTAGCCGGCCTGCGAGTCGAGATCCGTCGGCACCGTCGCCGATCCGACGAGGCCGTCTCGCCAGCCGACGCCCTGCCGGAAGAAGAGTTCGTCGCCGCCGGGGTCCCGCTCGAGTACCTTGCAGTACTCGTTGTCGAGCGTCTCGGCGACGGCGGCGGACACGTCGCGCATCAACTGATCGAGGTCGTCCGTCTCCAGCGCTCGCTGGCCGAGTTCCGCGATGACCTCTTGCTGCCGGATTCGGGCCTGCACTCCAGGGTCGGTCGAGGAGGGCGATCCCATTCTACTACCGTATTGCGACGCGGGTCACAAATCCCCTCGGTTACCGCGAGCGGTTCACCGCAACTGATCGCTGTCGTCGCTTCCGCTGACCGTTCTCTGCTCTCGATTCAGCGGTCACTGCGGACTGAGGTGTTACTGTTCCGTCTCACCCATCCAATATGCGGTGGCGCGCGCTTCCGACACGCCTGAGCGCTGCGAAGGCGTGTCGATGATTGCGTGCGAGGGATGAGCGAGCGGAGTGAGCGAATCGGTTGGGGAGGATGTGGTGATACCCTGTTGCCACGATAGCAAGACGCTTCGTTTCATCATCGGCTCTCTCGTGCATGCCGATCGACGGGCACGTAGCCGATCCGAAGTAACAGATCGCTCGGCCGGAGTGCTCGAGCGCGCTCGCCGACGCGATCACTCGAGCGAGCGCTCGAGCACCGAAACCCCCTCGAGCGAGTGCAGCGTCTCCAGAACCCCCTCGAGATGCTCCGGGCCGCTGCCCTCGAGGCCGACGGTCACGGGC from Natrinema versiforme includes these protein-coding regions:
- a CDS encoding aminotransferase class III-fold pyridoxal phosphate-dependent enzyme encodes the protein MDRDTAEPDADALPGPNAQKWVDFHQEYSAPSEYSHEFVWDVTREADGPFVTDVDGNVLLDFTCHIGAAPLGYNNAKVLEKVREFDLVEPMKIAGQDMYFGAGPTPDESDVPGSSHLMEKLTAVSSQYGMDTVFLSNSGAEAMENSMKITHDYRAPAKYGVAFAGSFHGRTLGTLSLTKSKEVYTRHYPEISGIETVPFCADRGCDADSCDCGFFAGGDSQLRSMLSPEGGHVNPDEIAFLTLEPIQGVGGYRFPSEAFMEEVAAVTAEYDIPLVVDEIQSGVGRTGEIWASDHYPIEPDVIASAKALRVGATISRSEVFPSEKNRLGSTFGGGDLLGSMMGTFTLEAIQEHDLLDNATRRGEQAKELLCDDTPEYVEDVRGKGLMLAVEFDTPERRSAVVEAALERGLLTLGCGKKTIRLLPPLDSTEREIELGIGIFLEAIEAVGPSAKVAD
- a CDS encoding ATP-binding protein yields the protein MGSPSSTDPGVQARIRQQEVIAELGQRALETDDLDQLMRDVSAAVAETLDNEYCKVLERDPGGDELFFRQGVGWRDGLVGSATVPTDLDSQAGYTLISEEPVIVDDLREEERFSGPELLTSHDVVSGISVVISSVEEPWGVLGTHTTDRTEFTANEANFVQSAANILAAAIERANKEDQLREREAQLSVATDAASIGLWLWDIQENVFTADEFLAESYGMDPGVVTTGAPIEAFFESVPEEDKDGIWERLDRALETGGFSAEYRVESGDGETMWMVSRGEVEYDASGDPVRMHGAVTDITERKQRERQLREREERYRDLFTSMSEGYCVIERVDTPPSEPIDFRYIEANPAFEEHSGMTDVVGKTIRELVPGERQEWFETYDTVVETGEPVRFDRELATQGRVLECYAFPVGDETDAQVGVLFTDITERVERERRLEGLIERLETSNERLEQFAYAASHDLQEPLRMVSSYLQLIEGRYGGELDDDGEEFLQFAVDGAERMREMIDGLLEYSRVETEGDPFEPVDLNAVLDDVLDDLQLRFEESNGEVIAESLPTVEGDSGQLRQVFQNLLDNAIEYSGDGPPRITVSSERRSENAAEWEISVSDDGIGIDPEYSDQIFDVFQSYHEGEGYNGTGIGLAICERIIERHGGEIRVTSEPGEGSTFTFTLPAASDSD